DNA from bacterium:
TCGGCACCCGCGACGAGCTCCTCAGAGCGCTCTTCGACCACATGGCCGCGCGAGGCCGGCTGGACCGCCTGCAGGACGTCTTCGAGCAGCCCGACCCGCTCGACGCGCTCGAGCAGTTCATTGACGTCTTCTGCGGCTTCTGGGCGACGGACCCGGCCGGCATGAGGCGCATGCGGGCGTGGGCGCGGGTGGAGGGGGGAGGCGACGAGGCGCGCGAGCGGGACCGCTGGCGGAGGCAGGCGCTGGACACGATCGTGCGGCGCATCCGCGAACGGCACGCCGTGCCCGCGGAGGAGGGGCAGGACGATGTCGTCTCGCTCCTCTACGCGCTGACCAGCTTCGAGAGCTACGAGTACCTGGCCGAGGGCGGGCGCAGCGCCGCGGAGGTCGCCGCGCTGATGAAGCGCGCGGCGCGCGAGATCACCGGGGTGGGCGGCTGAGCGGGCGCGCTCATGCGCGCGCCGGCCGGCGCGCCAGGGCCTTGCGGTTCGCCTCCAGCTCCGCCTCGAGACTGCTGCACACCAGCTCGCACAGCTCGAAGATGGTCGGGTCGGCGATCCGGTAGTAGACGTTGAGGCCCTCCTTGCGGCGGCCCACCATTCGGTGCCGATACAGGAGGTTGAGGTGCTTGGAGACGTTGGCCTGGCTCGCGCCCGTCTCCTCGACGAGCTCGGACACGGACTTCTCGCCGCTCCGGAGCGCGTCGAGGATCCGGAGCCGCATGGGCTCGGCGAGGACCTTGAAGCGGCCGGCCACGAGTTCGAGGGCCTCGTCGCTGAACCGACGCCGCATGGCTCACGTCTCCATCGCTGGATTCCTGTATCGAAATATAATCACGCCGGCGCACATGACCAACGGCGGGGCGCGGACGGCGACCTCGAACGCGGGCTCGAGGCCCGGGTCCGGGCGCAGCCGGCGAGGGCCTGGGCCACGAGGTGGTCGAACCGCGCCCGGCGCTGGACGAGGCGCGCGGGATCACGCCGCACGTGGACTCGCCGCGGCCTCGAAGTAGGAGCGAAGGTCTCGCCGGCCCCGAGG
Protein-coding regions in this window:
- a CDS encoding transcriptional regulator, coding for MRRRFSDEALELVAGRFKVLAEPMRLRILDALRSGEKSVSELVEETGASQANVSKHLNLLYRHRMVGRRKEGLNVYYRIADPTIFELCELVCSSLEAELEANRKALARRPARA
- a CDS encoding TetR/AcrR family transcriptional regulator translates to MQSCLRAPRSSGPGRACRGAACYIAAGRAQSARPLCGAGPGTGPAGDLYNMYKHDVKTGATNRMRSRGARPEGAGSADAGTRTRILEAARELVIEAGFRRFSIGKVAERAGVSRMTVYYQFGTRDELLRALFDHMAARGRLDRLQDVFEQPDPLDALEQFIDVFCGFWATDPAGMRRMRAWARVEGGGDEARERDRWRRQALDTIVRRIRERHAVPAEEGQDDVVSLLYALTSFESYEYLAEGGRSAAEVAALMKRAAREITGVGG